One Amycolatopsis sp. NBC_00355 genomic window carries:
- a CDS encoding acyl carrier protein, which translates to MPDATLTAELQSYLEDEALFRFGDEITGDTDLFKAGVLDSFGYISLMNHVHERYGVELGEDMLDSVLVSLRAIVEFVEASAVPSADGR; encoded by the coding sequence ATGCCTGACGCGACGTTGACCGCCGAGCTGCAGAGCTACCTGGAGGACGAAGCGCTGTTCCGGTTCGGGGACGAGATCACCGGGGACACCGATCTCTTCAAGGCCGGGGTGCTCGACTCGTTCGGCTACATCTCGCTGATGAACCACGTCCACGAGCGCTACGGCGTCGAACTGGGCGAGGACATGCTCGACTCGGTGCTCGTGTCGCTGCGCGCGATCGTCGAGTTCGTCGAGGCGAGCGCCGTCCCGAGCGCGGACGGCCGGTAA